In Actinomycetota bacterium, the following proteins share a genomic window:
- a CDS encoding DUF2007 domain-containing protein: MYKNWKIVHITNGLPQANIIKTRLESEGIDVQLVYEAISEIFGLTANGLGEVKILVKEKDFNIAKAIFNNKLDFEDTSN, translated from the coding sequence ATGTATAAAAATTGGAAGATAGTTCATATAACAAATGGTTTGCCTCAAGCAAATATTATAAAAACTAGACTTGAATCAGAAGGAATAGATGTTCAACTAGTTTATGAAGCTATTTCAGAAATTTTTGGTTTAACTGCTAATGGTTTGGGTGAGGTAAAAATATTAGTAAAAGAAAAAGATTTTAATATCGCTAAAGCTATATTCAATAATAAATTAGATTTTGAAGACACGAGCAATTAA